The following are from one region of the Rhinoraja longicauda isolate Sanriku21f chromosome 11, sRhiLon1.1, whole genome shotgun sequence genome:
- the srsf11 gene encoding serine/arginine-rich splicing factor 11 isoform X2 — translation MTKKSSTGVIPDESKALSLLAPANAVAGLLPGGGLLPTPNPLASLTGVPLATIGNVNPGLDPTLAALGLPGATLNSQVTADQLLKLITQVDPKLNHASGAIVSPALKSDTSSKDIEEAMKRVKEAQSLISAAIETEKKDDKRKHSRSRSRSRRRRSRSRSRHRRSRSRSRRRSHSKSRSRRRSRSPRRRRSRSRERRRSRSVSKTREKKKEEKKRSKTPPKSYSTARRSRSPSRDRERERERERRRRRSRSITRSPKKSRSPKRKLSRSPSPRRHKKEKKKDKDRDRSREVEERERSASKKKKSKDKEREKEREKKAESEKGDVKVTRDYDEEEQGYDSEKEKKEEQNVSESGTSPKLKELVQATDKGSTDIVKESKVNGDDHHEEDMDMSE, via the exons ATGACTAAAAAATCGAGTACAG GAGTCATTCCTGATGAATCTAAGGCTTTGTCTCTGTTGGCGCCAGCTAATGCAGTGGCAGGTTTGCTGCCTGGAGGTGGACTTTTGCCAACACCAAATCCTCTTGCGTCA CTCACCGGTGTTCCTTTGGCTACTATCGGGAATGTTAATCCCGGCTTGGACCCTACCCTTGCTGCACTTGGACTGCCAGGAGCAACCTTAAATTCCCAG GTTACAGCAGATCAGCTTTTAAAACTCATCACTCAAGTTGATCCAAA GTTAAACCATGCTTCTGGTGCCATTGTGAGCCCAGCCCTGAAATCTGATACTTCTTCCAAAGACATAGAAGAAGCAATGAAAAGGGTTAAAGAAGCCCAGTCACTGATCTCAGCGGCCATAGAAACCG AAAAAAAGGATGACAAAAGGAAACATTCTAGATCACGGTCTCGTTCACGCAGGCGGCGCTCTCGTTCCCGTTCAAGGCATAG GCGTTCCAGGAGTAGATCTAGAAGACGTTCACATTCAAAGTCAAGGAGCAGGCGGCGATCACGGAGTCCAAGACGAAGAAGATCACGTTCAAGGGAGCGAAGGAGATCTCGGAGTGTATCAAAGACAAG ggaaaaaaagaaagaagagaAGAAAAGATCTAAAACCCCCCCGAAAAGCTATAGCACAGCCAGGCGATCACGCAGCCCCAGCAG AGACAGAGAACGAGAGCGAGAAAGAGAGCGAAGACGTAGAAGAAGTAGATCAATTACCAGATCTCCAAAGAAGTCAAGATCACCTAAGCGCAAACTGTCGCGGTCACCATCTCCTCgaag GCATAAGAAAGAAAAGAAGAAGGACAAAGACCGGGACCGAAGCCGTGAAGTAGAGGAAAGGGAGAGGTCGGCTAGCAAAAAGAAGAAGAGCAAAGATAAGGagcgggagaaagagagggaaaaaaaagccGAAAGTGAGAAAGGAGATGTGAAG GTGACAAGAGATTATGATGAAGAGGAACAGGGATATGACagtgaaaaagagaaaaaggaagaACAGAATGTTTCTGAATCTGGGACATCGCCAAAACTGAAAGAGTTGGTACAAGCGACTGACAAGGGAAGCACAGATATTGTGAAAGAGTCAAAAGTCAATGGTGACGATCATCATGAAGAAGATATGGACATGAGTGAATAA